The window GGCGCTCCTGGGGGGGCTGATCTTCGCGAGCTTCCTGGCGGCGCACTATCTCGTGGAGCGGAGTTTCTGACGGCGTCCCGTCACCGGCCCATGAATTCGACGACGAGCCTCATGTCGAAGGGGGACGTCAGATCCGCCGCGCCGGGGAGGCTCACCACGCGCCCGCGCCGGCCGGGCTCCTCAACGGCCAGCCAGGCCGGGACCGGCCGGTCCTTGGCGCGCGCCGCGTCGGCGAGAATCGGGCCGCGGCTGCGGTTCCGGGGCGCCTGCTCGATGACGTCTCCCGGCTCGACCGGGTAAGAGGGGACGGTGACCTTGCGTCCGTTGACCCGAAGGTGGCCGTGGACGACCCGTTGCCGGGCCTGGGCGCGGGTAAGGGCGAAACCCAGCCGGTAGACCACGTTGTCGAGACGCCGCTCCAGGAGGCGCAGGAGATTGACGCCCGTGTCGCCGGGCTCGCGCACGGCCTGCCGGTAGTATCGCCGGAACGGGCGGTCGAGCACGCCATAGGTCCACTTGACGCGCTGGACTTCCCGCAGGTGCACGCCGTAGGCGGTCAGGCGGCGGGGTCGGTGCATGGGTCCGGGGGGACGCTCGAGGTCGCCCTTGGTGGACTCGTCCCGGAATTTAAGGCCGAGGGGCATTCCGGCGCGGCGGCTCAGGCGAAGCTTGGGTCCGGTGTAGCGGGCCATCGAGGGTTCCCTCAACGCCGAGTCGGGAGAAGGGAGGCGTGTTACGGAAAGGGGCGCGCGAAGCGGCCGCCGGGCGGCCCGGCGTCGCGGAGCCCCGGGGAACCTTCTTTCCGGGGCTTGCCTTTCCACGGGGGCGTGTCTGTATATTGCTCCTTCGTGGACCGACGCAAAACCTTGATCGGCTTCGTCTCGGGCCTGCCGGACGCGGTCGTCTGGGGCGTCCTCCTGGCGGCCGCGGCCGCGGCGGTCGGCGCGCTTTTCCTGGTGCGCCGCAATCGGCGTCCTTCGTTCGCCCGGGACTTCCTGCTCATCCTGGGGCTTTCCCTGCCGATTCCGGCCGCCGCCCTGGCGATCGTGCATTTCCTGCCTCCCGACTCGCCCTGGCGGATGCGCGCCCAGCATGTGCTCACGTTCGCCGTGGCGGCGCTGGGGACGTACGCCGCGGCGCGCCTGGCGGTGACGGCGGTCCGCTGGGGGGCGGAGTATTCGGACGTGGTGCGCGCCTCGCGCACGACGTTCGAGCGTTTCGCCCAGTTCGTCGTCCTGGTCGTGGGGGCGCTCGTTCTTCTGGACGCCCTTCGGGTTCCGATCACGCCGCTTCTGACGACGCTCGGCGTGGGGACCCTCGCGGTGGCTCTCGCGCTCCAGGATACGCTGGCGAACTTCTTCTCGGGCCTCTACCTGGCGGCGGACCGGCCGATCCGCGAGGGGGACTACGTGCGCCTGGATTCGGGCGAGGAGGGGTACATCCTCTCCGTGGGCTGGCGCTCGACGCGGATGCGGACGATCGCCGGGAACGTGGCGGTGGTGCCCAACGCGAAGCTCGCGCGGGCGTCGATCACCAATTTCGACATGCCCGCGCGGGCCGTGCAGACGACGATCCGGGTGCCGGTGGCGTACGGCCAGGACACGCGCCGGGTGGCGCGGGTGCTGGCCGAAACCGTGGCGGGGGCGGTGGGCCAGGTGCCCGGCCTTCTGGCGACGCCGGCGCCCGCGGTTCTTTTCGCCCCCGGCTTCGGCGACCTGGCGCTCGAGTTCAGCGTGCAGTGCCACGTGGCCGGGGTCGAGGCGCGCGCCAAGGTGGAGGAGGAGCTCCGGCACCGGATCGCGGAGCGGTTCCGGGCGGAGGAGATTTCGTTCCTGCGGGCGGCGCGCCTGTAGCGGCGCGCAAAGCTCGACGGGAGCCCGCCGGCGTATCTATAGTGTCTCGAGCGAAAGGAGGCCACCCATGACCGCGTCTTCCGACCTTCGGATTTCCCGCCGCCGGCTGCTGGGCTGGACCGCTGCGGGCGCGCTCGGGCTGGGCGCGGGCCGCCCGCTCGGGGCCCTCTCCCGGCTTCAGGCGCGCCGCATTCCCGTGGGGGTGCAGCTTTATTCCGTGCGGGCCGACTGCGCCAAGGACTTCGACGCCGCGCTGGCGAAGGTCGCGGAGATCGGCTTCGAGGGGGTCGAGTTCGCCGGCTATTACAAGTACTCGAAGGATCCCGAGGGCCTGCGCAAGAAGCTCGACCAGCTCGGTCTGAAGGTCGCCGGAACCCACATCGGGGCGGGGGCGCTCGTGGGGGACGCGCTCAAGCAGACCGTCGCCTTCCACAAGACGATCGGCTGCCGCTTTCTCATCTGTCCGGGGGACCGCCGGTTCACGGATCCGGAAAAGAGCAAGGAGTTCGCCGAGCTCATGAACCGGGCGGCGGAGGCGCTCCGCGAGGAGGGGATGTTCTGCGGGTACCACAATCACGTCGACGAGTTCACCAAGAAGGACGGGGACAAAAACTACTGGGATCTCTTCGCGGAGCGGACCTCCAAGGAGGTGCTGCTCCAGCTCGACGTGGGCCACGCCCGCTTTGCGGGGCTCGATCCGGCGGAAGTGGCGCGCAAGCATCCCGGACGCACGAAGAGCACCCACATGAAGGGGCGGCTCCCGCGGGGCGCGGAGGGAAAAAAGCCCTTCATCGGCCAGGACACGATCGACTGGAAGGCCCTCATCACGGCCTGCTATGAGGTGGCCGGCACGGAGTGGTTCGTGGTCGAGCAGGAGGACTATCCGGACGGCCTGAGCCCCATGGAATGCACCCGGATTTCCTTCGAGGGGCTCAAGAAGATCCTCGCGGAAATGGGCAAGTAGCCTACGGCCGGTCGAGGGCTTCGAGGGCCGCACGCCGGAGCGCCTCGAAACGGTCGGGATCCGTGTTCCCGAAGTCGAACCGTCCGGCGTCGTCGGCGCCGGCCTGGCGGTACGAGGCCGCCAAGCCCAGAGGCGCGGCGAGCCCGCGGCGGATTTCTTCGCGGGTCCAGCCGCGCTTCGCCATGAGAAGCCGCAGGATTTCGGCGTCCTGCTGGCCGCGCCGGAGGAGCTTCAGGCGCAGGGTGGGGTAGGGGCGCGGGTCCAGGCCGGCGCGGGGGGGAAGCAGAAGCGCCGTCTCGGAGGGTTCGCTCCAGGCTTCCGGCGTTCCGAGGGCCAGCCACGGGACGACGCCGTCGGCTCCGTCGAGGAAGGATTGCAGGACCCAGGCGCGTCCCGATCCGGGCGGCGTCGGGGGGGCCGCGACGGCGCCGTAGACCCACACCTCTTCTCCCGGAATTCCGAAGACGAAGTGCGGGTAGCGGACGTAAGCGCCGCTGACGACGTCGAGATCCACGACGCCGTCGAGCAGGTCGCGGCGCCACTGGGGGCGGGAGAGGTCGATGCGGAAGCGCAGGCGGGCGCCGGCCGCCTCGCGGGCGCCTTCCTTGAAGATGCGGCCGAAGTAGCGCAGGGCCAGGAAATCCTCGAGGTACATCGGTTCGTCCAGGCACCACCAGGCGCCTTCCTTCTCGCCGCGGTTGTAGCGGATGTAGTTCTTGTTGTTGAGGTAGAGGTGATAGTCCGTGCGGGTCCAGCCCCGCGCGGCCAGATGGCGGCCGAAGGCGGCGGTGACCGATTTCAGCGTGCGCGCGTAGGATTCGGGGAAGGCCTGTTCGATGGGCGGCGCGTCCCTCCAGTGGTCTTCGATGGGCCCGCGGTAGGCGTAGAACTCGTTGATCGGCAGCGGCCACTGCTCGTGGAGGGGCAGATAGAAGTGGTCGACGGGAGTGCCGGCGCGCGGAAGTCCCTGGAAGGCGCTGCCGTCCAGGAGCGGCCCGAAGCGCGCGTCCCAGGCGTCCCAGGAGACGATCTCGACGTCGGCGCCGCGGCGGCGGATCTCCGGGGCCATGCCGTGGACGATGCTTCCGCGGTGCGTGTAGGGCAGGACCGAGAGGGTCGCGCGATGTTCGTGGGCCAGGCGGTGGGCGGCGCGTTCCATGGCCAGGAAGTCGCCGCCGGGGCCGGCCCACTCGCCGGGCGACCGGTAGGCGTTGAGCGACACGCGGAAGGAGAGGGCGTCGGGGAGGCGGGACGCATGGACGCGGAGGGAGACGGGGATATCGACCTGGGCACGGCCGGTGGAAAGGCGCAAGGGGTGGCGGAATTCGCCGGCCGGAGCGTCTTTGGGGACGTACCTCTCGGCGTGGAGGAGAACCTTGCCGGAGGCGGTTCCGGCGGCGGGGACCAGGGGATCGTAGCCGGTTCCGACGGGAAGGACCTGCGCGACGGACCAGCCTTCGCCGGCGGCGCTGACGGTGCGGGTCTGGCCGGCGGGGACTTCGACGGCGATCAGAAAGCCGACGTGTTCGCCGCGGGCGGCGGCGAGCGACACGGCGCGGCCGTCCCAGAGGCGTCCGGCGGCGGGCGCGTCGGGGGAGCCGTGGTCTTCGTAGAGGATTTTCCAGGAACATCCGTCCGCAAGGCGCGCGGGGGGCGGCGGGGCGGGCTTGGGCGCGGGACGCAGGAACTCGGCCGTCCGGTCGGCGATCTGTTTCTCCTGGGGGCGCGGCAGGTCCGAATAAAGCCTGGCGCCGGACGGGGGCGGGGCGCCGGGGCGGGCGCGGAGGATACGGATATACGGGGCCTTGCCGGATTGTTCGCGCGCGTAGATGTCGTTATTGGCGCCGCTTTGGCCGCTTTCGTCGGAGAGGACCAGGCCGAAGGACTTCCCTTCGACCCTGGCGTGGAGGAGGGCGGGCGGGAGATCGACGGAGATCCAACCGTCCGGTTCGGATCGGATTTCGCGGACGAACCAGATGGAGCCTCCGCGGCCGAAGGAGACGGCGTGGAAGTCGAGGTCCGGCGGCGCCCAGGGACGCTCTCCGCGGGCGGCTTCGCGGAAGCAGGTTTCGCCCGCCCGGGCGGGCTCGCCGGCGCCGCGTCCTTCGGTCCAGGGGGAGGACACGGTAGAGAGGCCCAGGCGGCGGAGCTTGTGGGGGCCGGTCGGGTGGAGGAAGAGGCGGGCTTCCTCGACGGTGCGCCCGCGAAGGGGCGTCACGTCGAAGTCCAGGAGCATGAGGTGGAGGATTCCCTTCAGGCGGATGGAGGCCCGCGCGCCGCCGTTGACGAGCTCCTCACCCTCCCCCAGACAGAGAGCGGTATCGGCGGTGCAGGTGAGGCGCTCGCCGTCGGCGGGCCGGGTCAGGAGGGGCAGCAGGAGGATGAAAGCGCGCATGGGGCGGGATCTCCGTGCGATTCGATCCCGCCCGAAATGATACGCTCTTGGAGGATTTCCGAGGACTCGACTCTTACATTTCCGATCCGAAGCCGAGGGCGTTGCAGGACGCCCGGCGGACTTCGCTTCAGGGACCGGCAGCGGCGCGGATCGTGGCGGCGTAGAGGGCGGTGTTCGTCGTCACGAACAGGGTACGGCCGTCCGGTCCTCCGAACGTGAGGTTGGTGCCGCTTTCCCTGCCGGGCAGGGGGAGACGGCCGACGGCCTTTCCCTCCGGGGAGTAGACATGAATCGCCGGACCTGCGGTGAAGAAGACGCGGCCGTCCCCCGCGACGGCGATGCCGTCGGGACCGGGGACGGGCGCCCAGGGGGCGCTCTTTCCGGCGGCCACGTCCACGGAACCGTCCGGGCGGAGGGGGAAGCGATAGACGCCGGACCGGGCTCGATTCTTGTAGTTCGAGATCCCCACGTAGAGAAATCGTCCGTCGGCGGACAGGGCGACGCCGTTCGGGTTGGCCAGATCCCGGTCGTTCGCTCCGTCGAACTGGACCCGGACCGTCCGGGAGCCGGGGTCCGCCAGGGACAGGCGCCCGTGTTCCGGGTCCTTCAGCGTCGTGAAGTAGATCGCTCCGCGGCGGTCGACGGCAAGATCGTTGAGCGAAAGCGGACGCCCGTCCGCCGCCCGATCGGCGAGAACCGCCGGCGTCTCTCCCGGTCTCCAGGAGGCGAGTTTGCCTTCGAAGAGGCCGTAGAATCTCCCGTCGGGCCCGGTCTTTCCGCGGACGGCGTCTTCCCAGACGACCTCGGCCGTGAAACGGGGGGGATTGAGCTTCCAGAGTTTGCGCTGTTCGAGATCGGTCACGAGAAGGCACTGTTCCGCGGGCAGCCACGCGGGGGTATCAAGTTTGGAGAAGCCTTCCCGGAGGCGTTCGAATGTTACGTCCTGATTTTTTGAGGATGTTCCGGCGGAAGGAGACTCGGGGGACGCGGAGGTCTCCCGGAGGCGGCCCGACCGGCGGACCGGATCCAGGCTGGGCTGATAGCGTTCGATCGAGCGCGGACCGAGCACCGTTTGACGGATTTCTCCGACATAGGAGGGCACAGGAATTTTGTCCGCGGTCGTCGGCCAGTTTTCCGGAGCGAGGACGGAGCCGTCCGTCAGGGAAATGCGGACCCTGCGTCCCGGGGACCGCGCGCCGCGGGGCGGTTTCAGGGTCAGCTCCAGGATCGTATAGTCCGGACTCACGCGGCAGAGGGCGTACGCGGGGCGAACGACTTGCTTGTGCTCCAGGCCGTCGTAGGGGGAAAGCCATTCCATCCGGTTGAAGAGCGGCTGAAAGGAAGGCCATTCCTCCGGCGTCGCGATGTCGCGGATGGCCAGGGAGCGGAGGATCTCTCCGTTTTTCCGATAGACCAGGACGCGGTGGCGGAAGTACTCCAGATCGGGCCATTCGGGGGTTCCCATCTTCTCGCGCAGTCCGGCCGGTCCGTGCATGCCGGATTTTTCGGCGGACCAGAGGGTCACGTGATTGAAGAGGGCGAAGGTTTCCCCGTCCGGAGCCACGAAGAGCTGGGCGTACACCTGGCCGCCCTGGACCCCCCGGGCGTCGGATACGAGGACCTGGCCGGTCTGGGTATCTTTCCACACGAAGCGCCAGCGGTTGGGGCCGTGAATTCCTGCGTACACCACCGGTTCGGCGGTGACGACGAACCGGCCGTTCATGGACTGGGCGCCGTCGATGAAGCAGGGAGGTTCGTATCCGGCGGAAGGAGAAACGGCCACCGCCCAGGGCAGGAACAGAACGGCCGGGAGCACGCGGGCGAAGGTCATGGGTCGATCCTCGAGGACGGGACGCTTTCCGCCCCGAGCCTTATATGCCGGCGGGAAGGATTTCTGACGCGTGCCGGCGGTCACCGAGCCGTCGGACGGACGTCCCATCCGTCGACGGTGAATTCTCCGGCCACGCCGCATTCGAAGCGGAGGGGCTGTTCGAGTCCCGCAGGGCGGTCCTCTTGGGGGTTGGCGTACCGGTCGCTGTCGGAGACGTTGACGAGGACGTTGTTGCGGACGACGGCACGGTAGCTTTCCGCGTTGCGAAAGAGCGGCCGGGGCTGCCCTTCGCATTCGATGCGGTTGTCCCGCAGGACGATCGTGGAGAAGTCGGTTCTCGGATTGAAGCCGAAGAGGCCCTCGGTGCGGGGCGTCGCCGTGGTTCGGGTCCGGATGTGGTTGTTGCGGATCTCGAGGCGGTCGTACGGTTCGTTCATCCAGACGACGCCGCGGCCCGGGTTGCGCACGAGGTTGTTATGGAAGCGGGCGGGACCGGGGGCGGGCGCGTTGCCGAAGGCCGAGATGAGGTTGCCGTGGTCCTTCTGGGGATCGAAGTCGAAGAAATTGTGGCTGATTTCGACGCCGTTGCGGACGAATTCGATCGAGTAGCTGTCGCGCATCCAGTTGTGGTGGATGTGGAACGTCCGGCCGCTGGGGGGCACGGGGCCTCCGGCGTGCTTGGGGATCGAGATCGTGCCGGCGCATACGTTGTGGTCGATTTCGACGTCCGCGTCGTTCTCGAAGGGGAACTCGATCGAGAAGTTCACGAGGATCGTGTTGTGATGGATGCGGACCCGCTGGCCGAGGCGGCCTTTGATGCCGAAAAAAGAGTCGGCCGGGTTCGTCTGGGTGCGGACGAAGCGGTTGTTGAAAATCTCGGTGTCGGACGTCCAGACGCAGAAGATGGCTCCGCCGGTGATGCCGCCCTGGGTGCCGGGGCGTCCGCGCTCCCAGCGTCCTCCGGCGTCGATGAATTCGCAGTCGTGGATCCTGGCGTTCTTCAGGAGGAACGTGCGGATGCCCGTCCAGAGGGTGTCCTGGATTTTGAGGTGGTGGAAGCGCGCCTCCGGGTTGTTCCAGCCGAAGATCGCGCCGTGGACGCGCGGTCCCCGGAGGGTCATGTGGGAAATCTCGACCCGGGCGGCTTTGTCCGGAAGACGCAGCAGGTACGCCTGGGTATCCATCCCCTTGGTGGTCATTTCCGGGTCGGGAAGACGGTCCGTCGAGGGCGTCCAGGAGGGGGCGGGCGTCAGCACCGTGCGGTCGATCCCGGCGCCCGTGAGGGTCAGGCCCGATTTGAGGTCCAGAGGCCCTTCGAGCTCGTAGGTGCCCGGAGCCAGGCGGATGAGGGCGCCTTCGGGGGCGTTTCGGACGGCTGTCACGAGGTCCCGGACGGAAGCGACCTCCTGAACGGGGCGCGGGGGATCCGCCTGCGGGATCGGGCTTCCCAGGAGCCAGGCGAAAAGTAGAGCGCTCATGGATCACCTTCCGGAATGCGGACCGCGGCGTTCGACAAGGGACGCCGCGGGGCGATTATAACGGCGCCCCTCGCCGTCAGTCGAGGGTCTTGGAAGGATCCTTGGCGGGCCGCAGGCGGACGCCGAGGCCCAGGCAGCGGGGACAGAGGTCCGGCGCCTGCGGGCCGGAGGCGGTGGGACACCGGCACGGTTCGGCCGTGAAGACGCGCGAAAGGGGGACGCCGCGGAATCCGCCCCGCCGCTTGGAGAAAGCGCCCCCGCATTCCGGGCAGGTCGTCCATCCGTTCCGGCGGCAGTCGGGGCAGTTCTTGCGCAGCGTGCCGTTTCCCTGATAGCCGTCGATGGAGCAGGTGCGGCACTTCGTCGTGACGTCCGCGTCGCCGACCGCCCCGCTCGGGCGGACGCGGCCGTTGACGCAGTGGGGGCACGGAACGGAAACCCATCCGCGGCCCCGGCAGCTCCGGCACGGAATGCGCCCGTTCCGGCATTCGTCGGCATAGCATCGGGCCTCCCGCCAGGGGGAGCCGCGGCAGGAGGGACACAGGATCGATCCCGAGCGGGAGCAGGTTTCGCAGGTCACGTCCCGAAAGATCTTCAGTCCCTCGCAGTTGCGGCACTTGACGGTGACGTCGGCGTTTCCGACGGCTCCCGAGGCGCGCACGCGGCCGCGCCCCTCGCAGACGGGGCAGTTCCGATCCCGCCGTCCTTTTCCCGAGCAATCGGGACAGGTCCGCCTCCCGCCGGTGCAGTCGGTGCAATAGACCGCCTCTTTGAGGCTTTCGGCAAGGGCCCGCACGTGCTCCCGGGCGGAAGGGGGACCGCCCTGGGGGGAAGCCTCGAGCAGGGCGCGGTACGCGGCCTCGTAACCGGTTCCTTCGGAAAACGCCCGGTGGAGCCGGACGAGGAGGGCGGCGTAACGGACGGCGAAAGAGGACGACCTGAGCGCGGCGGCTTCATCCTGGAGGGAGACATGCTCGGGCCGGTTCCAGTTTCGCACCCAACAGAGAGCTTCCGAAGACGGCCCGGGAGCAGGGCGGGGGCTTTCCATGGGAAGCGGGGCATCCGACTCCGACCGTTCGCGCGGGAAAAGGGAGCGCGGGAGGGGGCGGACGTCCGGGACCTCGGCGAGGGGGGCGGGTGCGGTTTCCTCCGATCCGCGGAAGGAAGGGGCCTCCACGAGAGGTGCCGGCGCCGGCGGCGGGGCGGACGTCGAGGAATCAGGAGGGAAAGAGCGGGGGGTGACTTTCAGGACCGGCCGGGGAGCTTCGGGAGGGATCGACGCGTCCTGTCGCGAAGAAAGCAGGATCAGCAGGACCCCGACGATCCCCGAAACGATCGACGCCGCGGCGAAAACGGGTCGCCTCCACCCCGGCCGCGCCGGGGCCTCCGGGCGCCTTGGGGAGGGCGGACGCCGCAGGGGCGCCGGCGCCACGGAAGGGTGAGGTTCGACCCGTTCCGGCTCCTTGCAGACGACCGTTCGGAACTCGACGGAGCCGATCCTGAAGAGGTCCCCTTCCCGAAGCAGGTGCTGTTCGACCCGGCGGCCGTTCACGGCGATCAGGCGCTGGCCCGTCAGGTCGCGCAGAACGTATCCTTCCGGAGCGCGCCGGATGACGGCGTGGCGAGGGGCGGCGTCCTTCACCCGGATCGTGGCGTCCGGGGCGCTTCCGATCGTGACGGCTCCGTCGAGGGGTTCTCCTTCCTCCCCCTGAGGGCCGATCCAAACCAAGCCGAGTTTGTTCATGGGGCGGACGCCCGAAGGGTGTCTCACTCGACGATGAGGAACCCCGGGCGACCCGCGGTGCGCCCCCCGTCCGGCGCGACGCCGACCGGGAAAAGAGCGTGCAAACCCCGCTCGAGGCGGATGCCTTCGATCTGCCAGGGCGGTCCGTGGGCCGTTCCGAGCAGGCGGTGTCCGTCGCGGAACTCCACCGCGGTGTACGTCCCCTTGACCTCGGCGGCGAAGCGCAGAGGGGTGCCGGCCGGGACCTGTCCGCCGTATCCCATGCCGCAGTCGGGCCCATGTCCTCGGCTGCGGTATTCGACGACGGGAGAGGTCAGGCGCAGGTCGGGCCGGGCGGAATGGTAGGAGCGCCACATCCAGGCGGCGTATTCATCCGGGAGCCAGACCGGCTGGATCATGCCGGAGGCCTCGCGGACGGGCGCGATGGGATTCCACGAGCCGACGGGGTTGTAATCGCCCGCCCAGCCGTTCTCCCGGACGACCGGCCGGAGGCGGACGGGCTGTCCCGGCGGCGGAAGCTCGTCCGGCAGCCTCAGGGCGATGCAGCGGTCGAGGAACCCCATGAAGAAGTTGAATTTCGAATAGATTCCGTGGGGAAAACCGTACGTGTTGGCCCGGCACGAGAGGTCGGGCGGCGGCGTGGGCCGGTTTTCCACCTGGGCGCGGCGCGCGTCCCCTTCCTCGCGACGGGTCTTCTCCTCGGCGGGCGTGAACTCCCACGCGTAGGCGAACGGCACGTTCCGCGTCAGCTCGGGAACCTGGGCCAGTCGATTGGGAAAGGAATCCGTCCACGCGATCACGCGGTCCGGCGCCCGCCGGTAGAGATCGTGGCCGAGATGACTTCCGTTCTGGCCCAGCCAGCCCACCAGAGGAGCGGTCGCGAGCTCGGGGTGGCGGGTGTCCCGGGCGGCGTGGACGAGATACCGCAGGAGCAGGTCCATGCTGCCCACGGGATGGCCGAGGGTGTGCCGGCCGTTGCGCTTGTCGTTGTGTCCCAGGTCGTATTCGAAGGGCCAGGGGACGGTGACGAGCGCGAACCGCCAGAGACGGGCGAGCTCGCGCGGATCGGCGCTGTGGAAGACGAAGCATACGAAGACGCCCCGCACCGCGGGAACGTCGGGCGGCAGATAAAGGTGAATCCGGTCCGCGATCTTCCGGAATTCCGCCCAGGACGTGCGGTCGTCGAGTTTCTGTACGGGCAGCCAGCCGGGGGGGAAGTCCCGTCCGTCGGGAGGCGGGTCGGCCTGGAGCGCGATCAGAAGGACCGCCAGAACGCCCGGAAGAGTCATCCTTACGCCCTCAAGTCGTAGCAGGAAAGATGTCCCGTCACGGTGCGGAAGAAAAGGCAGCCGTCCGCATAAGGGACTTCCATGTACACTTCGTAGCCCGTGGCGGCCGATTCGGCCGGTTTCCAGGGGGAGCCCAGCTTCCGGAAGTCGGCCGGATCCGCCCGGAACATCTCGATCTCATCCTCATCGTGATGCACGGCGTCTTTCCAGTGGAGGAGCCGGTCCTCGACCACGGAGAGGAGCGATCCTTCCCAGGGATTTTCTTCCACGTGGAGGACCTCGCCGGTCTTCTCCTCCACGACGGCCAGATGTCGTCCGTCCGCTCCGTCCAACCCGTCATGGCGGGCATAAAGATAAACCCGCCCGTCCCGGACGGCCGTGCAGCGGTGGGCCGCGCAGTCCATCCAGTTGGCCAGGAGCAGCTCGGAGCGATCCGGCAGCGTCCAGGCCGGTTCGGCGCGGGAGGGGGTCACGCGAAAGGCGGCCAGGCGGGCGAACGTCCGGCCCAGCCGATCCTTCATCGCGGAATCCACGTAGGCGAAGACGTGTTCCGCCGAACAGACCAGGGAGGCGTAATTGGGAGCCAGTCCCTGGACGGTCCAGAGGACCTTTCCGTCGCGCGGGGAGATGAGGTGCATCGCGCCGCCGAGGGTGGCGGTCAGGAGGCAGGAACGTCCCTCCGTCTGGAAAAGGGCGGGCGTGGCGTAGGGGGAGTTGACGCCGGGACGTTCCCAGAGCCGGCGTCCGGTGTCCGGATCGATGCCGAGGAGTCCCATCGCCCGGGGGTCGTCGAAGGCCGGAGCCACCAGAACTCCGTCCGCCGCGATCAGGGAGGAATTCCATCCCCAGGAACCGGGAAGGTTTTTGGACTCCAGGCAGCGGCGCTTGCGCTCCTCGGCGGCCCGGTGCGCCTTTCCGATGTCCGTTTCCCAAAGTTTCCGGCCGTCCGCGGCGTCATACGCGTACAGGCGACCGGTCGTTCCGAGGGCGAAGACGCGCCCGGCGAACCACACGGGAGCCACGCCGAAGCCGAGGCGCTTGCCCATGTAGCGGTTGACCCCTTTGCGTTCCTCCACGGCCTTCCACACGGTCCGGCCGGTTCGACGGTCCACGGCCAGAAC is drawn from Planctomycetota bacterium and contains these coding sequences:
- a CDS encoding FHA domain-containing protein codes for the protein MNKLGLVWIGPQGEEGEPLDGAVTIGSAPDATIRVKDAAPRHAVIRRAPEGYVLRDLTGQRLIAVNGRRVEQHLLREGDLFRIGSVEFRTVVCKEPERVEPHPSVAPAPLRRPPSPRRPEAPARPGWRRPVFAAASIVSGIVGVLLILLSSRQDASIPPEAPRPVLKVTPRSFPPDSSTSAPPPAPAPLVEAPSFRGSEETAPAPLAEVPDVRPLPRSLFPRERSESDAPLPMESPRPAPGPSSEALCWVRNWNRPEHVSLQDEAAALRSSSFAVRYAALLVRLHRAFSEGTGYEAAYRALLEASPQGGPPSAREHVRALAESLKEAVYCTDCTGGRRTCPDCSGKGRRDRNCPVCEGRGRVRASGAVGNADVTVKCRNCEGLKIFRDVTCETCSRSGSILCPSCRGSPWREARCYADECRNGRIPCRSCRGRGWVSVPCPHCVNGRVRPSGAVGDADVTTKCRTCSIDGYQGNGTLRKNCPDCRRNGWTTCPECGGAFSKRRGGFRGVPLSRVFTAEPCRCPTASGPQAPDLCPRCLGLGVRLRPAKDPSKTLD
- a CDS encoding PQQ-binding-like beta-propeller repeat protein, translating into DAPAASPEWPMAHGPFGNFTPRRWGHRLVEDLRRARRLWLSEDNDLGYGKGSASGYVAVLFKRPAHPGSCSGPIVADQRIFSSSFRPSGSVWAENLPHLKNMKTPLRDEELRKLQQELRLEADDLVLAVDRRTGRTVWKAVEERKGVNRYMGKRLGFGVAPVWFAGRVFALGTTGRLYAYDAADGRKLWETDIGKAHRAAEERKRRCLESKNLPGSWGWNSSLIAADGVLVAPAFDDPRAMGLLGIDPDTGRRLWERPGVNSPYATPALFQTEGRSCLLTATLGGAMHLISPRDGKVLWTVQGLAPNYASLVCSAEHVFAYVDSAMKDRLGRTFARLAAFRVTPSRAEPAWTLPDRSELLLANWMDCAAHRCTAVRDGRVYLYARHDGLDGADGRHLAVVEEKTGEVLHVEENPWEGSLLSVVEDRLLHWKDAVHHDEDEIEMFRADPADFRKLGSPWKPAESAATGYEVYMEVPYADGCLFFRTVTGHLSCYDLRA
- the rpsD gene encoding 30S ribosomal protein S4, translated to MARYTGPKLRLSRRAGMPLGLKFRDESTKGDLERPPGPMHRPRRLTAYGVHLREVQRVKWTYGVLDRPFRRYYRQAVREPGDTGVNLLRLLERRLDNVVYRLGFALTRAQARQRVVHGHLRVNGRKVTVPSYPVEPGDVIEQAPRNRSRGPILADAARAKDRPVPAWLAVEEPGRRGRVVSLPGAADLTSPFDMRLVVEFMGR
- a CDS encoding sugar phosphate isomerase/epimerase, with translation MTASSDLRISRRRLLGWTAAGALGLGAGRPLGALSRLQARRIPVGVQLYSVRADCAKDFDAALAKVAEIGFEGVEFAGYYKYSKDPEGLRKKLDQLGLKVAGTHIGAGALVGDALKQTVAFHKTIGCRFLICPGDRRFTDPEKSKEFAELMNRAAEALREEGMFCGYHNHVDEFTKKDGDKNYWDLFAERTSKEVLLQLDVGHARFAGLDPAEVARKHPGRTKSTHMKGRLPRGAEGKKPFIGQDTIDWKALITACYEVAGTEWFVVEQEDYPDGLSPMECTRISFEGLKKILAEMGK
- a CDS encoding mechanosensitive ion channel domain-containing protein is translated as MDRRKTLIGFVSGLPDAVVWGVLLAAAAAAVGALFLVRRNRRPSFARDFLLILGLSLPIPAAALAIVHFLPPDSPWRMRAQHVLTFAVAALGTYAAARLAVTAVRWGAEYSDVVRASRTTFERFAQFVVLVVGALVLLDALRVPITPLLTTLGVGTLAVALALQDTLANFFSGLYLAADRPIREGDYVRLDSGEEGYILSVGWRSTRMRTIAGNVAVVPNAKLARASITNFDMPARAVQTTIRVPVAYGQDTRRVARVLAETVAGAVGQVPGLLATPAPAVLFAPGFGDLALEFSVQCHVAGVEARAKVEEELRHRIAERFRAEEISFLRAARL
- a CDS encoding SMP-30/gluconolactonase/LRE family protein, which codes for MTFARVLPAVLFLPWAVAVSPSAGYEPPCFIDGAQSMNGRFVVTAEPVVYAGIHGPNRWRFVWKDTQTGQVLVSDARGVQGGQVYAQLFVAPDGETFALFNHVTLWSAEKSGMHGPAGLREKMGTPEWPDLEYFRHRVLVYRKNGEILRSLAIRDIATPEEWPSFQPLFNRMEWLSPYDGLEHKQVVRPAYALCRVSPDYTILELTLKPPRGARSPGRRVRISLTDGSVLAPENWPTTADKIPVPSYVGEIRQTVLGPRSIERYQPSLDPVRRSGRLRETSASPESPSAGTSSKNQDVTFERLREGFSKLDTPAWLPAEQCLLVTDLEQRKLWKLNPPRFTAEVVWEDAVRGKTGPDGRFYGLFEGKLASWRPGETPAVLADRAADGRPLSLNDLAVDRRGAIYFTTLKDPEHGRLSLADPGSRTVRVQFDGANDRDLANPNGVALSADGRFLYVGISNYKNRARSGVYRFPLRPDGSVDVAAGKSAPWAPVPGPDGIAVAGDGRVFFTAGPAIHVYSPEGKAVGRLPLPGRESGTNLTFGGPDGRTLFVTTNTALYAATIRAAAGP